In Desulfovibrio litoralis DSM 11393, a genomic segment contains:
- a CDS encoding OmpA/MotB family protein: MGGGSWKVAYADFVTAMMAFFLLMWILNMVPPETKQILAQYFTADYKLSDEQGRAPMPGEGVSPISSLTIGGDKADAENLQAISNELQKSLLLAEEADAQKSVGLTRSDAGVLLRVAGDVMFKPNSVVFSQAGMQVLDEVAKILKNRNIYVVVRGHADSSETGLPYFPSRWELSAARATVAVRYLVDKGVDPSRVRSVAYADTVPLVPSFGPNDPASAKNRRVEFYFHKPDSLSLTLGY, translated from the coding sequence ATGGGCGGTGGCTCATGGAAAGTAGCCTATGCAGACTTTGTAACGGCTATGATGGCATTTTTCCTGCTTATGTGGATTTTAAATATGGTTCCGCCTGAGACCAAGCAAATATTGGCTCAATATTTTACGGCAGACTATAAATTATCCGATGAACAAGGTAGGGCTCCTATGCCCGGCGAAGGTGTTTCGCCTATCTCAAGTCTTACAATAGGCGGAGACAAGGCAGATGCCGAAAACCTCCAAGCAATATCAAACGAATTACAAAAATCTTTACTGCTCGCCGAAGAAGCTGATGCACAAAAAAGTGTCGGTTTAACCAGAAGCGATGCCGGTGTTCTCTTGCGTGTTGCTGGCGACGTAATGTTTAAACCAAACTCCGTTGTTTTCTCTCAAGCCGGCATGCAAGTTTTAGACGAAGTTGCCAAAATACTGAAAAATCGTAATATTTATGTTGTAGTTAGAGGGCACGCCGATTCATCAGAAACAGGCTTGCCTTATTTTCCTTCTCGTTGGGAACTTTCGGCTGCACGTGCAACGGTTGCCGTTCGTTATTTGGTTGATAAAGGCGTTGATCCGTCTAGAGTTCGCAGTGTGGCATATGCGGATACCGTTCCTCTCGTTCCAAGCTTTGGACCAAACGACCCCGCGAGTGCTAAAAATCGCAGAGTAGAATTTTATTTTCACAAACCCGATAGTCTGTCTTTGACTCTGGGATATTAG
- the motA gene encoding flagellar motor stator protein MotA, translating into MIAVAGLIIVFASVLGGFAMVNGPFAMLLQPAELIIIFGAAMGAFITSGTACSLKLSLKGAGHAYFGKTPSKADYLELLSALYALFAKINREGVISVEKDIEDPASSPLFRGLAKNKSACLFIGDTFRVYLTTGSIGELDHLMSVDMEIMHEEEMVGAHNVAHMADSLPGMGIVACVMGVVVTMGAINEPPEVLGHHIGAALVGTFLGILLCYGVFGPIAAKMENQAREQNFFFQSIREAIGAAMRGSSPIIALEYGRRSIPMSFRPSFLEMEQKVKG; encoded by the coding sequence ATGATTGCAGTTGCCGGTTTGATTATTGTTTTTGCCTCGGTTTTAGGTGGGTTTGCCATGGTTAATGGTCCATTTGCCATGTTATTGCAACCCGCAGAATTAATAATTATTTTCGGTGCGGCGATGGGTGCGTTTATTACCTCTGGAACAGCCTGCTCTCTTAAATTATCCTTAAAGGGTGCAGGGCACGCTTATTTTGGAAAAACACCATCTAAAGCTGATTATCTCGAACTTTTAAGTGCCTTATATGCTCTTTTTGCAAAAATAAACCGTGAAGGTGTTATCAGCGTTGAAAAAGATATAGAAGACCCGGCATCAAGCCCGCTTTTTCGAGGTTTAGCAAAAAACAAATCCGCCTGTTTGTTTATTGGTGATACTTTTCGTGTATATTTAACAACAGGAAGTATCGGCGAGTTAGACCACCTTATGTCTGTTGATATGGAAATTATGCACGAAGAAGAAATGGTCGGGGCTCATAACGTCGCACACATGGCAGATTCATTACCGGGTATGGGTATCGTTGCTTGCGTTATGGGTGTTGTTGTTACCATGGGTGCTATTAACGAGCCACCGGAAGTTTTAGGACACCATATCGGTGCGGCTCTTGTTGGTACTTTCTTAGGTATTTTACTCTGTTATGGTGTGTTTGGACCTATTGCTGCCAAAATGGAAAACCAAGCCAGAGAACAAAACTTTTTCTTTCAATCTATTAGAGAAGCAATCGGTGCCGCCATGCGTGGTTCAAGCCCGATAATTGCCCTTGAATACGGTAGACGCTCTATTCCAATGTCTTTTCGTCCATCATTTTTAGAAATGGAACAAAAAGTAAAAGGGTAA
- a CDS encoding BON domain-containing protein — protein MKKILLLFLLLSLCLLGACATINDERSLGTQLSDTSIETKIKTALLFESPIKSIRDVNIYSFNGDVYLVGQLPKELRTFAVNKAQSVDGVNKVTAHWFPTDSSSTINDTRLEANIDSELLLHKDIKSTQVRVDVWGGHVVLLGLMSSQREIDRVVNLVKTMTYVKSVTNYLNVATNTQY, from the coding sequence ATGAAAAAAATATTATTGTTGTTTCTTTTGCTTTCCCTCTGCCTGCTTGGAGCTTGTGCCACAATTAACGATGAACGTAGTTTGGGTACACAACTTTCAGATACAAGTATAGAAACCAAAATTAAAACCGCCCTTCTTTTTGAAAGCCCCATAAAATCAATCAGAGATGTGAATATCTATTCTTTTAACGGTGATGTTTATCTTGTTGGTCAACTACCTAAAGAATTACGCACCTTTGCGGTAAATAAAGCACAAAGCGTTGACGGAGTAAACAAAGTAACCGCCCATTGGTTTCCGACTGATTCATCAAGCACGATAAATGATACTAGACTCGAGGCGAATATTGACTCAGAACTTCTTTTGCATAAAGATATAAAATCCACTCAAGTAAGAGTTGATGTTTGGGGCGGACATGTTGTTCTTTTAGGATTAATGAGCAGTCAACGAGAAATAGACCGCGTTGTTAATCTTGTAAAAACTATGACTTACGTTAAAAGCGTAACAAATTATTTAAACGTTGCAACAAACACTCAATATTAG
- a CDS encoding HlyD family secretion protein, whose translation MSIKSKVISIVMILGVIGFGYWFWLGGQELKTDNAVVEGDIIPIYAGISGYINKAELNNNDEVKAGDLLVSFDTTEYIMALTDENAKLAKMKQLSPNLGMSDAPTRNSSLQQLQHNEEVLKQELSHYSTLHAQAMIELSRVKNLVAQGSMSAEQLEIARNAENVIKSNLELVKFKMETASRARAAKDQEIQQTLSDLDSAYVRFTNQDYEAQVARVRKAEEELQRCYIKAPISGYIINKNVKVGKMAEKGQELLQIIPKNPKGLWINSTFSRTDAEKIKLNQYVEFSVSAYPNTVFSAYVASIEEKEMPIVENTGDVAKKLDSQVSVKFNLLNQEQMMQQPLQIGMQANPTIFLNKFVSLEQQRPGLFNQNSENRDNKPKEENKLPQQTTQELQNVSETKSPPQTLPQKVELPPMQPVAPSGEQAATGSSPGQIFQDQGYNSLYEKTAPQQNVEKPLNENKSNDKAEAVSISPNMINNGVIKSANPVQDPR comes from the coding sequence ATGTCAATAAAATCTAAAGTAATTTCAATTGTTATGATACTTGGTGTAATTGGTTTTGGTTATTGGTTTTGGTTAGGCGGTCAAGAGCTAAAAACTGATAATGCGGTGGTTGAAGGCGATATTATCCCAATTTACGCAGGTATTTCGGGCTATATAAATAAAGCTGAGTTGAATAATAATGATGAGGTCAAAGCGGGTGATTTATTAGTCAGCTTTGATACAACGGAATATATTATGGCGTTAACCGACGAAAACGCAAAACTTGCCAAGATGAAACAACTTTCTCCAAATCTTGGTATGAGCGATGCTCCAACAAGAAACAGCTCATTACAGCAACTGCAACATAACGAAGAAGTTTTGAAACAAGAACTGAGCCATTATTCCACGCTTCATGCACAGGCGATGATAGAACTAAGCCGAGTGAAAAACCTTGTTGCCCAAGGTTCTATGTCTGCTGAACAGTTGGAAATTGCACGTAATGCCGAAAACGTAATCAAGTCTAATTTAGAACTTGTTAAATTTAAAATGGAAACGGCGAGTCGGGCAAGGGCGGCAAAAGATCAGGAAATTCAACAAACTTTGTCTGACCTTGATTCCGCTTATGTGCGTTTTACTAATCAAGACTACGAAGCTCAAGTTGCAAGAGTGAGAAAGGCTGAAGAAGAGTTACAACGTTGCTATATTAAAGCTCCGATTAGTGGATATATTATTAATAAAAATGTAAAAGTCGGCAAAATGGCAGAAAAAGGACAAGAATTGTTACAGATTATCCCAAAAAACCCTAAGGGGCTTTGGATTAATTCGACTTTTTCTCGTACAGATGCAGAAAAAATAAAATTAAATCAGTATGTTGAGTTTAGTGTTTCCGCTTATCCAAATACGGTTTTTTCTGCCTACGTTGCAAGCATAGAAGAAAAAGAGATGCCGATTGTAGAAAATACGGGTGATGTTGCGAAAAAATTGGATAGTCAAGTCAGTGTAAAATTTAATCTTTTAAATCAAGAACAAATGATGCAACAGCCATTACAAATTGGAATGCAGGCAAATCCAACTATTTTTTTAAATAAATTTGTTTCGCTTGAACAACAACGTCCGGGTTTATTTAATCAAAACTCTGAAAATAGAGATAACAAACCCAAAGAAGAAAATAAGCTGCCACAACAAACCACGCAAGAGCTTCAAAATGTTTCCGAAACGAAAAGTCCACCCCAAACTTTGCCTCAAAAAGTAGAACTTCCGCCTATGCAACCTGTTGCTCCCTCGGGTGAACAAGCTGCAACTGGATCAAGTCCTGGTCAAATTTTTCAAGATCAGGGCTATAATTCTTTATATGAAAAAACTGCTCCTCAACAAAATGTGGAAAAGCCTTTAAACGAAAACAAGAGTAATGATAAAGCCGAAGCTGTCAGTATAAGCCCGAATATGATTAACAATGGTGTAATCAAAAGTGCAAACCCTGTTCAAGATCCAAGATAA
- a CDS encoding SRPBCC family protein yields MFYWTFEESATTTASPEAIWELWSNVDSWSKWDCGVKWAKLETTFSQGEYISIKPVNGPKVRCLLEEVTPFKSFTTRNNLPFTTIIFRHQISNGVITHKVEMRGFLTPLFKRLFGKETQRELPQAIRTLIDMAENNTKTTKE; encoded by the coding sequence ATGTTTTACTGGACATTTGAAGAATCAGCTACAACCACTGCTTCCCCTGAAGCAATATGGGAACTATGGTCAAACGTTGACTCATGGTCAAAATGGGATTGTGGCGTAAAATGGGCAAAGCTAGAAACAACATTTTCCCAAGGGGAATACATTAGCATAAAGCCTGTAAACGGCCCTAAAGTACGTTGTTTGCTTGAAGAAGTAACGCCTTTTAAGTCTTTTACAACTCGTAATAATTTGCCCTTCACGACCATTATTTTTAGACATCAAATAAGTAATGGAGTAATAACTCACAAAGTAGAAATGCGAGGTTTCTTAACCCCTCTCTTTAAACGTCTATTCGGAAAAGAAACACAAAGAGAGCTTCCGCAAGCTATTCGTACCTTAATTGATATGGCGGAAAATAACACCAAAACAACTAAGGAATAG
- a CDS encoding OmpA/MotB family protein: protein MSGGSWKVAYADFVTAMMAFFLLMWILNMTPPETKKELAPMFQADYNIADGSTTPVQGSAATPAPSLTTGGTKGEDNKAFQAISYELQRSLNLNQDTRAIAENGITNSEVGVLLRVSGDVLFEPNSVLFTPAGVKVLNEVSNIMKTRKIFVVIRGHADSSETGGQYFPSNWELSSARSTVAVRYLIDKGVNPAAIRSVAYGASRPIAQGEDSPAKNRRVEFFFHQPDKMSTVLGY from the coding sequence ATGAGTGGCGGTTCTTGGAAGGTAGCTTACGCAGACTTTGTTACTGCAATGATGGCGTTTTTTTTACTTATGTGGATTCTCAACATGACTCCGCCTGAGACTAAAAAAGAACTCGCGCCAATGTTCCAAGCCGACTATAATATTGCCGATGGTTCAACAACGCCCGTTCAAGGTTCAGCCGCAACCCCCGCCCCATCTTTAACAACAGGTGGAACAAAAGGCGAAGACAATAAGGCTTTCCAAGCTATTTCTTACGAATTACAACGCTCGCTTAATCTTAACCAAGATACAAGAGCTATTGCTGAAAACGGAATAACCAATAGCGAAGTCGGCGTATTATTAAGAGTATCAGGCGATGTTTTGTTTGAACCAAACTCCGTTTTATTTACACCCGCAGGAGTAAAAGTTTTAAACGAAGTATCGAATATCATGAAAACTCGCAAAATCTTTGTAGTAATTAGAGGACACGCCGACAGCAGCGAAACAGGCGGACAATATTTCCCCTCAAACTGGGAACTTTCCTCTGCACGTTCCACTGTTGCCGTACGCTACTTAATCGACAAGGGCGTAAACCCCGCAGCAATACGTAGCGTTGCTTATGGGGCCTCAAGACCAATTGCTCAAGGGGAAGACAGTCCGGCAAAAAACCGCAGAGTTGAATTTTTCTTCCATCAACCTGATAAAATGTCTACTGTTCTGGGCTATTAA